One window of the Anaeromyxobacter dehalogenans 2CP-C genome contains the following:
- a CDS encoding RNA polymerase sigma factor, with amino-acid sequence MADDVDRGRPVLRVVPGGARPGTPASAGPAAAPGAAAPISDEVAVAAFLAGDDRAFGEVVRHHERLVLALVRRYARTPEDARDLAQRTFLRAFEAARRTLARGGAGAVPFRRWLVRVAVNLGKNHLRDETRWMRAPLEAIGPDVGAAPAAHEAAVRAEREARVRRAVLALPRRQREVLTLRIDAELPFSEIAAALGTTENSAKVSFHHAVRRLQALAGEEESP; translated from the coding sequence ATGGCGGACGACGTGGACAGAGGGCGGCCGGTGCTCCGGGTGGTGCCGGGCGGTGCGCGCCCGGGCACGCCGGCGTCCGCCGGCCCCGCCGCGGCTCCGGGCGCGGCCGCGCCGATCTCCGACGAGGTGGCGGTCGCGGCGTTCCTGGCCGGCGACGACCGCGCGTTCGGCGAGGTCGTCCGCCACCACGAGCGGCTGGTCCTCGCGCTGGTGCGCCGGTACGCGCGGACCCCGGAGGACGCGCGCGACCTGGCGCAGCGCACGTTCCTGCGCGCCTTCGAGGCGGCCCGCCGCACCCTGGCGCGCGGCGGCGCCGGCGCGGTGCCGTTCCGCCGCTGGCTCGTCCGCGTGGCGGTGAACCTGGGCAAGAACCACCTGCGCGACGAGACGCGCTGGATGCGCGCGCCGCTCGAGGCCATCGGTCCGGACGTCGGGGCCGCGCCGGCCGCGCACGAGGCGGCGGTCCGCGCCGAGCGCGAGGCGCGGGTGCGCCGGGCGGTGCTGGCCCTGCCGCGACGGCAGCGCGAGGTGCTCACGCTGCGCATCGACGCCGAGCTGCCGTTCTCCGAGATCGCCGCCGCGCTCGGCACCACCGAGAACTCCGCCAAGGTGAGCTTCCACCACGCGGTGCGCCGCCTCCAGGCGCTCGCCGGGGAGGAGGAGTCGCCGTGA
- a CDS encoding response regulator transcription factor, with translation MKLLLVEDEDRVARVLARGLAEEGHQVDVCGTGLGAREQATSIAYDVVLLDWSLPDLDGISVLREWRSRGLRTPVLLLTARGSTGEKVTGLRAGADDYLVKPFDFDELLARIEALHRRGGATDVSALGPVTLDARRRALVVGARSETLTAREYGLVAELARHAGEVLSRTRLIETVWGQEFEGNSNVVDVYVGYLRTKLERLGAPGVRIESVRGVGYRLVVPPGGAA, from the coding sequence ATGAAGCTCTTGCTGGTCGAGGATGAGGACCGGGTCGCGCGCGTGCTGGCGCGCGGCCTGGCCGAGGAAGGCCACCAGGTGGACGTCTGCGGCACGGGCCTCGGGGCCCGCGAGCAGGCGACGTCCATTGCCTATGACGTGGTGCTGCTCGACTGGTCGCTGCCCGACCTCGACGGCATCTCGGTGCTGCGCGAGTGGCGGTCGCGCGGGCTGCGCACGCCGGTGCTGCTGCTCACCGCCCGCGGCTCGACCGGCGAGAAGGTCACGGGCCTCCGCGCCGGGGCCGACGACTACCTGGTGAAGCCGTTCGACTTCGACGAGCTGCTGGCGCGGATCGAGGCGCTGCACCGCCGCGGCGGCGCCACCGACGTCTCGGCGCTCGGCCCGGTGACGCTCGACGCCCGCCGGCGGGCGCTCGTGGTGGGCGCGAGGTCGGAGACGCTCACCGCCCGCGAGTACGGCCTCGTCGCCGAGCTGGCCCGCCACGCCGGCGAGGTGCTCTCGCGCACCCGCCTCATCGAGACGGTGTGGGGCCAGGAGTTCGAGGGCAACTCGAACGTGGTGGACGTGTACGTCGGTTACCTCCGCACCAAGCTCGAGCGGCTCGGCGCGCCGGGCGTGCGCATCGAGTCGGTGCGCGGGGTGGGCTACCGGCTGGTGGTGCCGCCGGGGGGCGCCGCGTGA
- a CDS encoding zf-HC2 domain-containing protein: MTACRDQSLAVSLHAAGALEGPEAAALERHLSACAGCRAEAARTASLLSAARLPPPGEAELRALDGLAESTSAALAARRPAARTLRALGTGRRLALGLLALAAAAALVIVPVAVRQRLPGRAAAPAEVAEAERWQEPDLDTLWQDTEVLSLEETSSSWGGQDSAALVAYDGG, encoded by the coding sequence GTGACCGCCTGCCGGGACCAGTCCCTCGCCGTCTCGCTGCACGCCGCCGGCGCGCTGGAGGGCCCCGAGGCCGCCGCGCTGGAGCGGCACCTCTCCGCCTGCGCCGGCTGCCGCGCCGAGGCCGCCCGGACCGCGTCGCTCCTGTCCGCGGCCCGGCTGCCGCCCCCGGGCGAGGCCGAGCTGCGGGCGCTCGACGGCCTCGCCGAGTCCACCTCGGCGGCCCTCGCGGCGCGCCGCCCCGCCGCGCGGACGCTCCGCGCGCTCGGCACCGGCCGCCGCCTGGCGCTGGGGCTCCTCGCGCTGGCCGCCGCGGCGGCGCTGGTGATCGTGCCGGTGGCCGTCCGGCAGCGGCTGCCCGGCCGCGCGGCCGCGCCGGCGGAGGTGGCCGAGGCGGAGCGCTGGCAGGAGCCGGACCTCGACACGCTCTGGCAGGACACCGAGGTGCTCTCGCTGGAGGAGACGTCCTCCTCCTGGGGCGGCCAGGACTCGGCGGCGCTCGTCGCGTACGACGGTGGGTGA
- the serS gene encoding serine--tRNA ligase yields the protein MLDLKAVAADFESFERRLARRGEGAVQALAPVKPLAARRRELNVLLEKQKKEQADANARIRELARTDKGAVEGARASLRALGDEVKKTEAELGEVEAELTRLLMLVPNPPHDSVPDGKDEHDNVVVKTWGEQKAYGFTPKPHWEVGEALGVLEWQQAAKLSGSRFTILKGAAARLERAIVSFFIDVHTSRGYTEILPPYLVTGETMTGTGQLPKFEEDLFKTTNEPPMYLIPTAEVPVTNMHRDEIFEASAMPVSYCAFSPCFRAEAGSAGRDTRGIMRQHQFHKVELVKLSKAEESYAEHEKMLDDACEVLRRLGLHHRVSLLCTGDMGFSSAKTYDIEVWCPGQGAYREISSVSNCEDFQARRIRVRYRGENGKPRLAHTLNGSGVAVGRTIVAILEQCQEADGTVVIPEPLRPYMGGLERIAAETFPRGVER from the coding sequence ATGCTGGACCTCAAGGCCGTCGCCGCCGACTTCGAGAGCTTCGAGCGCCGCCTCGCCCGCCGGGGCGAGGGCGCGGTGCAGGCGCTCGCGCCGGTGAAGCCGCTCGCCGCGCGCCGCCGCGAGCTGAACGTGCTCCTCGAGAAGCAGAAGAAGGAGCAGGCCGACGCGAACGCGCGCATCCGCGAGCTGGCCCGCACCGACAAGGGCGCCGTGGAGGGCGCGCGCGCCTCGCTGCGCGCGCTCGGCGACGAGGTGAAGAAGACCGAGGCCGAGCTCGGCGAGGTCGAGGCGGAGCTCACGCGCCTGCTCATGCTGGTCCCGAACCCGCCGCACGACTCGGTGCCGGACGGCAAGGACGAGCACGACAACGTGGTGGTGAAGACCTGGGGCGAGCAGAAGGCGTACGGGTTCACCCCGAAGCCGCACTGGGAGGTGGGCGAGGCGCTCGGCGTGCTCGAGTGGCAGCAGGCCGCGAAGCTGTCCGGCTCGCGCTTCACCATCCTGAAGGGCGCGGCGGCGCGGCTCGAGCGCGCCATCGTCTCGTTCTTCATCGACGTCCACACCTCGCGCGGCTACACCGAGATCCTCCCGCCGTACCTCGTGACCGGCGAGACCATGACCGGCACCGGGCAGCTCCCGAAGTTCGAGGAGGACCTGTTCAAGACCACGAACGAGCCGCCGATGTACCTCATCCCCACGGCGGAGGTCCCGGTCACGAACATGCACCGGGACGAGATCTTCGAGGCGAGCGCGATGCCGGTGTCGTACTGCGCGTTCAGCCCGTGCTTCCGCGCCGAGGCCGGCTCGGCCGGCCGCGACACCCGCGGGATCATGCGCCAGCACCAGTTCCACAAGGTGGAGCTGGTGAAGCTCTCCAAGGCGGAGGAGAGCTACGCCGAGCACGAGAAGATGCTCGACGACGCCTGCGAGGTGCTGCGCCGGCTCGGGCTGCACCACCGCGTCTCGCTGCTCTGCACCGGCGACATGGGCTTCTCCTCGGCCAAGACCTACGACATCGAGGTGTGGTGCCCGGGCCAGGGCGCCTACCGCGAGATCAGCTCGGTCTCGAACTGCGAGGACTTCCAGGCCCGCCGCATCCGCGTGCGCTACCGCGGCGAGAACGGCAAGCCGCGCCTCGCGCACACGCTGAACGGCTCGGGCGTGGCGGTGGGCCGCACCATCGTCGCGATCCTGGAGCAGTGCCAGGAGGCGGACGGGACCGTGGTCATCCCCGAGCCGCTCCGGCCGTACATGGGGGGCCTCGAGCGGATCGCCGCCGAGACGTTCCCGCGGGGCGTGGAGCGGTAG
- a CDS encoding SDR family NAD(P)-dependent oxidoreductase has translation MAPPGAPEPLAVVTGASAGIGLALARELSRRGRPVLAVARREDRLRSLAAEAHAAGRAEIHPLALDVAAPGAPERLVEAARRLGGAGLLVNNAGLGQYGRFERANPARLAAMLRVNCEALVLLSHAFLPELRAAGGGAILNVASAAAFQPTPYTAVYGATKAFVLSFTEGLAEELRGSGVWAGAFCPGPVDTEFGEVAGTGGRFGKPPGMLTAEAAALEAIEQLRDREVVWVPHPIYKLTAAASRLVPRAILRRVSGRVHRPTEDA, from the coding sequence ATGGCCCCGCCCGGCGCACCCGAGCCGCTCGCCGTCGTCACCGGCGCCTCCGCCGGCATCGGCCTCGCCCTGGCGCGCGAGCTCTCGCGCCGGGGCCGGCCGGTCCTGGCGGTGGCCCGTCGCGAGGACCGCCTCCGCTCGCTCGCCGCGGAGGCGCACGCGGCCGGCCGCGCCGAGATCCACCCGCTCGCGCTCGACGTCGCCGCGCCGGGCGCGCCGGAGCGGCTGGTCGAGGCGGCGCGGCGGCTGGGCGGCGCCGGGCTGCTCGTCAACAACGCCGGCCTCGGCCAGTACGGCCGCTTCGAGCGCGCCAACCCGGCGCGGCTCGCGGCCATGCTGCGCGTCAACTGCGAGGCGCTGGTGCTGCTCTCGCACGCGTTCCTGCCCGAGCTGCGCGCGGCGGGCGGCGGCGCGATCCTGAACGTCGCCTCGGCCGCCGCGTTCCAGCCCACCCCGTACACGGCCGTCTACGGCGCCACCAAGGCGTTCGTGCTCTCGTTCACCGAGGGGCTCGCCGAGGAGCTGCGCGGCAGCGGCGTGTGGGCGGGCGCGTTCTGCCCGGGGCCGGTGGACACCGAGTTCGGCGAGGTGGCGGGCACCGGCGGCCGGTTCGGAAAGCCGCCCGGCATGCTCACCGCCGAGGCGGCCGCGCTCGAGGCGATCGAGCAGCTCCGCGATCGCGAGGTGGTGTGGGTGCCGCACCCGATCTACAAGCTCACCGCGGCCGCGTCGCGCCTGGTCCCCCGGGCGATCCTGCGCCGCGTCTCGGGCCGGGTCCACCGGCCGACGGAGGATGCATGA
- a CDS encoding TldD/PmbA family protein — MSEYGQGAPAGPREGIGYFARFGVTERMIAETLSAALSRGGDHADVFFQHRVSSDIGVEDGAVNRAYASVELGVGVRVVKGDQTGYGYTEDLSLPALVECARTAAAIADGPSRPGPQRLHVQGGLPDRYPLVRPWSEVRPEEKLPLVAGLNERAFAADPRVKKVNVFLRDEDGAVLLADSSGRVVEDRQPMTLLFLSVLAEEKGRREQSGYNVAGRAGFEFYTPERLDRVVREAIDRTSVLFEAVAAPAGEMPVVLAAGSSGILLHEAIGHGMEADFNRKGVSIYADKIGKPIARPFVNIVDDAANPGARGAINVDDEGNAAGTTHLVENGVLATYLHDSISARHYGVAPTGNGRRESYRYPPLPRMRSTYMLPGPHRTEEIIQSVKKGIYCVNFSNGQVNIGAGDFTFYVKNGWLIEDGKLTRPVKDVNIIGNGPKALEQVDMVSDDLAIDEGGWTCGKDGQSVPVSQGLPTVRVASMTVGGRGS, encoded by the coding sequence ATGAGCGAGTACGGACAGGGGGCCCCGGCCGGCCCGCGCGAGGGGATCGGCTACTTCGCGCGCTTCGGCGTGACCGAGCGGATGATCGCCGAGACGCTCTCGGCGGCGCTCTCGCGCGGCGGCGACCACGCCGACGTCTTCTTCCAGCACCGGGTGTCCTCGGACATCGGCGTCGAGGACGGGGCGGTGAACCGCGCCTACGCGAGCGTCGAGCTCGGGGTGGGCGTACGCGTGGTGAAGGGCGACCAGACCGGCTACGGCTACACGGAAGACCTGTCGCTCCCCGCGCTGGTCGAGTGCGCCCGCACCGCCGCCGCCATCGCCGACGGCCCGTCGCGCCCCGGCCCGCAGCGGCTGCACGTGCAGGGCGGCCTGCCCGACCGCTACCCGCTCGTCCGCCCGTGGAGCGAGGTGCGGCCCGAGGAGAAGCTGCCGCTCGTGGCCGGCCTGAACGAGCGCGCGTTCGCGGCCGATCCGCGCGTGAAGAAGGTGAACGTGTTCCTCCGCGACGAGGACGGCGCGGTGCTGCTCGCCGACTCGTCGGGCCGGGTGGTCGAGGACCGCCAGCCCATGACGCTGCTCTTCCTGTCGGTGCTCGCCGAGGAGAAGGGGCGGCGCGAGCAGAGCGGCTACAACGTGGCCGGCCGCGCCGGCTTCGAGTTCTACACGCCCGAGCGGCTCGACCGCGTCGTGCGCGAGGCGATCGATCGCACCTCGGTGCTGTTCGAGGCGGTCGCGGCGCCGGCCGGCGAGATGCCGGTGGTGCTCGCGGCCGGGTCCTCCGGCATCCTGCTCCACGAGGCCATCGGCCACGGCATGGAGGCCGACTTCAACCGCAAGGGCGTGTCCATCTACGCGGACAAGATCGGCAAGCCCATCGCGAGGCCGTTCGTGAACATCGTGGACGACGCGGCCAACCCGGGCGCGCGCGGCGCCATCAACGTGGACGACGAGGGGAACGCCGCCGGCACCACGCACCTGGTGGAGAACGGCGTCCTCGCGACCTACCTCCACGACTCGATCTCGGCGCGCCACTACGGCGTCGCCCCCACCGGCAACGGCCGCCGCGAGAGCTACCGCTACCCGCCGCTCCCGCGCATGCGCTCCACGTACATGCTCCCCGGCCCGCACCGGACCGAGGAGATCATCCAGTCGGTGAAGAAGGGCATCTACTGCGTGAACTTCTCGAACGGCCAGGTCAACATCGGCGCCGGCGACTTCACGTTCTACGTGAAGAACGGCTGGCTCATCGAGGACGGGAAGCTCACCCGCCCGGTGAAGGACGTGAACATCATCGGCAACGGCCCGAAGGCGCTCGAGCAGGTGGACATGGTCTCCGACGACCTCGCCATCGACGAGGGCGGCTGGACCTGCGGCAAGGACGGGCAGAGCGTGCCGGTGTCGCAGGGCCTGCCCACGGTGCGCGTCGCCTCGATGACGGTCGGCGGGAGGGGCTCGTGA
- a CDS encoding TldD/PmbA family protein, with amino-acid sequence MKDLLEIARDAAALARQRGADEAAVGAYRARHVEVAWRDGRLEKVSEATTRGLGLDLYVDGRYVSVGTSDLRPEALDRFVSDSVVLARTLAPDPHRRLPDPELYQGQAAVDLELEDPHHGALDAAERRRQAEAIEVAARSVPGAQAILSVSTSVSDSLSESALVHTNGFEGRRRGTDFWIGAEVTVKDPDGRRPEEYASSGARHRADVESPEVIGRRAGERAVGRIGSRKGESAVTALAVDNRASGRLVGALFGPLSASSIQQKRSYLEGKVGAEVGSPLLDVRDEPHVRRGLGSRLYDGEGLAARPFAVFEGGVLRTLYVDTYYGRKLGIPPTTGRSSNLAWKLGERSQAALLADMGEGILVTGFLGGNSNGTTGDFSLGVRGFRVRSGALAEPVGEMNVSGNHLELWKRLVAVGNDPYRYSPMRTPTLVFEGVQLAGT; translated from the coding sequence GTGAAGGACCTGCTCGAGATCGCGCGCGACGCCGCCGCGCTGGCGCGGCAGCGGGGCGCGGACGAGGCCGCGGTGGGCGCCTACCGCGCGCGGCACGTCGAGGTGGCGTGGCGCGACGGGCGGCTCGAGAAGGTGAGCGAGGCCACCACCCGCGGCCTCGGCCTCGACCTGTACGTGGACGGCCGCTACGTCTCGGTGGGCACGAGCGACCTGCGCCCCGAGGCGCTCGACCGCTTCGTCTCCGACTCGGTGGTGCTCGCCCGCACGCTCGCGCCCGACCCGCACCGGCGGCTGCCGGATCCCGAGCTGTACCAGGGCCAGGCGGCCGTCGATCTCGAGCTGGAGGACCCGCACCACGGCGCGCTCGACGCCGCCGAGCGGCGCCGGCAGGCCGAGGCCATCGAGGTCGCGGCCCGCTCGGTCCCGGGCGCGCAGGCGATCCTGTCGGTGTCCACCAGCGTCTCCGACTCCCTCAGCGAGAGCGCGCTCGTCCACACCAACGGCTTCGAGGGCCGCCGCCGCGGCACCGACTTCTGGATCGGCGCCGAGGTCACGGTGAAGGATCCCGACGGCCGGCGCCCCGAGGAGTACGCGTCCTCGGGCGCGCGCCACCGCGCCGACGTGGAGTCGCCCGAGGTCATCGGAAGGCGGGCGGGCGAGCGGGCGGTCGGCCGCATCGGCTCGCGAAAGGGCGAGTCGGCGGTGACCGCGCTGGCGGTGGACAACCGCGCCTCCGGGCGGCTGGTGGGCGCGCTGTTCGGCCCGCTCTCGGCGTCGTCGATCCAGCAGAAGCGCTCGTACCTCGAGGGCAAGGTCGGCGCCGAGGTGGGCAGCCCGCTCCTCGACGTGCGCGACGAACCGCACGTCCGCCGCGGGCTCGGCTCGCGGCTGTACGACGGCGAGGGGCTCGCCGCGCGGCCGTTCGCGGTGTTCGAGGGCGGCGTGCTGCGGACGCTCTACGTGGACACCTACTACGGCCGGAAGCTCGGGATCCCGCCCACCACCGGCCGCTCCTCGAACCTCGCCTGGAAGCTGGGCGAGCGCTCGCAGGCGGCGCTCCTCGCCGACATGGGCGAGGGGATCCTCGTCACCGGGTTCCTGGGGGGCAACTCGAACGGGACCACCGGCGACTTCTCGCTCGGGGTGCGCGGCTTCCGGGTGCGCTCCGGTGCGCTGGCGGAGCCGGTGGGAGAGATGAACGTCTCCGGCAACCACCTCGAGCTCTGGAAGCGGCTGGTGGCAGTGGGGAACGACCCCTACCGCTACTCGCCCATGCGGACCCCGACGCTGGTGTTCGAGGGCGTCCAGCTCGCCGGGACCTGA
- a CDS encoding sensor histidine kinase, translated as MKLAARLWLLGAVVPLLGMLAAAFAAGELFRASLERALDDALMGQAAAEAVSLFDAPGGKPHLHMATSPLRGSLTRFAPAAALYDAAGTRILVFPEDAPAGLVDDCLAPVGLGPEPRLATRLRADHGGRDRVLTVAVTSPDGARWALELSASLEGVHETVHAFRRTGFAMALLLGLGLFLLQTFHARRLARRVNALTGHMAALREGNLEAAPPAAEGDDEIAALGRVVADATAKLRRAREAQDRLVADAAHELRTPLTLMRTSIDLALRRRREAPELVETLDETRREVDRLARLATRLLDLATAGRGAWDRTAGDLVQAAHEAAEAARAAAEAKGILVQVEGPEALPATFDAAGVRQALDNLLSNAIRHGPRGRPVTIRLARAGDLVRIAVQDEGPGIAPGDRERVFQAFERGNGEAAGPEGAGLGLAIVAEIARGHGGRAYVAETGAGAEVVIEVPLDSGPLDSRSSRA; from the coding sequence GTGAAGCTGGCGGCGCGCCTCTGGCTGCTAGGGGCGGTGGTGCCGCTCCTGGGCATGCTCGCGGCGGCGTTCGCGGCCGGCGAGCTGTTCCGCGCCAGCCTGGAGCGCGCGCTCGACGACGCGCTCATGGGCCAGGCGGCGGCCGAGGCGGTGTCGCTGTTCGACGCGCCGGGCGGGAAGCCCCACCTGCACATGGCCACCTCGCCGCTGCGCGGCTCGCTGACCCGCTTCGCGCCGGCCGCCGCGCTCTACGACGCGGCGGGGACCCGCATCCTGGTGTTTCCGGAGGACGCGCCGGCGGGCCTGGTGGACGACTGCCTCGCGCCCGTCGGCCTCGGGCCCGAGCCGCGGCTCGCCACGCGGCTTCGGGCGGACCACGGCGGGCGGGACCGCGTGCTCACGGTGGCGGTGACGAGCCCGGACGGCGCGCGCTGGGCGCTCGAGCTCTCCGCCTCGCTCGAGGGCGTGCACGAGACCGTCCACGCGTTCCGCCGCACCGGGTTCGCGATGGCGCTCCTGCTCGGCCTGGGGCTGTTCCTGCTCCAGACGTTCCACGCGCGGCGCCTCGCGCGGCGGGTGAACGCGCTCACCGGCCACATGGCGGCGCTCCGCGAGGGGAACCTCGAGGCGGCCCCGCCGGCGGCCGAGGGCGACGACGAGATCGCCGCGCTGGGCCGGGTGGTGGCGGACGCGACCGCGAAGCTGCGGCGCGCGCGAGAGGCGCAGGACCGGCTGGTCGCCGACGCCGCCCACGAGCTGCGCACGCCGCTCACGCTCATGCGCACCTCCATCGACCTCGCGCTGCGCCGCCGCCGCGAGGCGCCGGAGCTGGTGGAGACGCTCGACGAGACCCGGCGCGAGGTGGACCGGCTGGCCCGGCTCGCCACGCGCCTGCTCGACCTCGCCACCGCCGGGCGCGGCGCCTGGGACCGCACCGCGGGCGACCTGGTCCAGGCGGCGCACGAGGCCGCCGAGGCGGCCCGCGCCGCGGCCGAGGCGAAGGGGATCCTGGTGCAGGTGGAGGGGCCGGAGGCGCTGCCCGCCACGTTCGACGCGGCCGGCGTGCGCCAGGCGCTCGACAACCTGCTCTCGAACGCCATCCGCCACGGCCCGCGCGGCCGGCCGGTCACCATCCGGCTGGCGCGCGCCGGCGACCTCGTCCGCATCGCGGTGCAGGACGAGGGGCCGGGGATCGCGCCCGGCGACCGGGAGCGGGTGTTCCAGGCGTTCGAGCGCGGCAACGGCGAGGCCGCCGGCCCGGAGGGCGCGGGCCTGGGGCTCGCGATCGTGGCGGAGATCGCGCGCGGCCACGGCGGGCGGGCCTACGTCGCGGAGACGGGGGCGGGCGCCGAGGTGGTGATCGAGGTGCCCCTCGACTCCGGGCCCCTCGACTCTCGCTCATCCCGAGCGTAG
- a CDS encoding PH domain-containing protein has protein sequence MALYAARWERSLKVSTALFVGLTAAGAAVTIFVARHPETPERGLAGLFFAGMPVFILATAVLAWALAPTGFEIETALIRVERPLLPIEIPLREVREVELLAPGALGGAIRLLGTSGAFGHYGRFRSRTLGKFRMYATRGDGLVRVTTDRDTFVLSPEPAEPFVEEVLSRSARARRVKPGSRFGPRPDVRSP, from the coding sequence ATGGCCCTCTACGCCGCGCGCTGGGAGCGTTCGCTCAAGGTGAGCACGGCGCTCTTCGTCGGGCTCACCGCCGCCGGCGCCGCGGTCACGATCTTCGTGGCGCGCCACCCCGAGACGCCGGAGCGGGGGCTGGCGGGGCTGTTCTTCGCCGGGATGCCCGTGTTCATCCTCGCGACCGCCGTCCTCGCCTGGGCGCTCGCGCCGACCGGCTTCGAGATCGAGACCGCGCTCATCCGCGTGGAGCGGCCGCTCCTGCCCATCGAGATCCCGCTCCGCGAGGTGCGCGAGGTGGAGCTGCTGGCCCCGGGCGCGCTCGGCGGCGCCATCCGGCTGCTCGGCACGAGCGGCGCGTTCGGCCACTACGGCCGGTTCCGCTCGCGCACGCTCGGGAAGTTCCGGATGTACGCGACGCGGGGCGACGGCCTGGTCCGCGTGACCACGGACCGCGACACGTTCGTGCTCTCGCCGGAGCCGGCGGAGCCGTTCGTCGAGGAGGTGCTCTCCCGGTCGGCGCGCGCGCGGCGGGTGAAGCCGGGCAGCCGGTTCGGGCCCCGGCCCGATGTCCGCTCACCCTGA
- a CDS encoding alpha/beta fold hydrolase — protein MPVANLNGTEIHWRDAGSGSSAVVLLHAFPLHSGMWARQIAALERKHRVIALDYRGLGKSGTPPEASTLDLLAGDVRALLAHLRVGRAAVAGLSMGGYLAFELYRQAPGLFRGVAFCDTKAGADDDIGKANREKFARTALEKGLGWVADEMVPKLLRPGADAAVVKEVRHLILDGTPAGVAAAQRGMAKRQDSVATLATIACPALVVVGAEDGMTPPAEARKIADGVKGAKLVTIPDAGHLANVENPAAFDAALTAFVDGLPA, from the coding sequence ATGCCCGTCGCCAACCTGAACGGAACCGAGATCCACTGGCGCGACGCCGGAAGCGGCTCGAGCGCCGTCGTCCTCCTCCACGCCTTCCCGCTCCACTCCGGGATGTGGGCGCGGCAGATCGCCGCGCTGGAGCGGAAGCACCGGGTGATCGCGCTCGACTACCGCGGCCTCGGCAAGAGCGGCACGCCGCCCGAGGCGTCCACGCTCGACCTGCTCGCCGGCGACGTGCGGGCGCTGCTCGCGCACCTGCGGGTCGGGCGCGCCGCGGTCGCCGGGCTGTCGATGGGCGGCTACCTCGCGTTCGAGCTGTACCGGCAGGCGCCGGGCCTGTTCCGCGGGGTCGCGTTCTGCGACACCAAGGCGGGCGCGGACGACGACATCGGCAAGGCGAACCGCGAGAAGTTCGCGCGCACCGCCCTCGAGAAGGGGCTGGGCTGGGTGGCGGACGAGATGGTCCCGAAGCTGCTCCGGCCCGGCGCGGACGCGGCCGTGGTGAAGGAGGTCCGGCACCTCATCCTCGACGGCACGCCCGCCGGCGTGGCCGCCGCGCAGCGCGGGATGGCGAAGCGCCAGGACTCGGTCGCCACGCTCGCCACCATCGCCTGCCCGGCGCTCGTCGTCGTCGGCGCCGAGGACGGCATGACCCCGCCCGCCGAGGCGAGGAAGATCGCCGACGGCGTGAAGGGCGCGAAGCTCGTCACCATCCCGGACGCGGGGCACCTCGCGAACGTCGAGAACCCCGCGGCGTTCGACGCCGCGCTGACCGCGTTCGTGGACGGGCTGCCGGCGTAG